One Echinicola strongylocentroti DNA window includes the following coding sequences:
- a CDS encoding RagB/SusD family nutrient uptake outer membrane protein, with product MKSIIKNIGLTLITFSLVGCEGYLDEQPYSQLAPDNFLKTREGVESLLGATYASASNMISNNSIYTFAQDEWITDIAHQTGDGVHATALQYINYTWDATVGLLQGQNWDYPYRAIRNANQVLESLGQLEASDSNKSLYEAEARFLRATCYLKLYYKFGPVPLRTSTDQELQLPRASEEEINSFMESELLFSISKLPNPGNEIAYGRAHKAAAQGWLVIYYLNSKQWQKAADMSEDIIDQWNYSLFPEYEDLFKVENEQNEELIWVRPAKTSADRRASNSWMNTAFPEGFAKDPRTGLEFSNAWRNWPNESRIRDQFYYSFEDGDERKDLILTEYINNDGELINLLDDEDNTRSFKYWPDPDGINASFGNDIPEIRYADILLSRAEALNELNGPSQEALDLINQVRERADLEDLSLSQFSSKEALRDHILKERGWEFYSEGKRRLDLIRMGKLISNAQERGITNAQPHHVRYPIPFATMDANPLLEQNEGY from the coding sequence ATGAAATCTATAATCAAGAACATAGGATTAACCTTAATCACATTCAGTTTGGTTGGTTGCGAAGGCTATTTAGATGAGCAACCTTATTCACAATTGGCACCTGATAATTTTCTAAAAACCAGAGAAGGGGTAGAATCATTACTGGGAGCAACTTATGCTTCAGCTTCTAATATGATTTCTAATAACTCAATCTATACATTCGCGCAAGATGAATGGATTACAGACATTGCTCATCAAACAGGTGATGGCGTCCATGCAACGGCCCTGCAATATATTAATTACACATGGGATGCGACTGTCGGATTATTGCAAGGACAAAACTGGGATTATCCCTATCGAGCAATTAGAAATGCCAACCAAGTCTTGGAATCCTTGGGCCAATTGGAGGCCAGCGATAGTAATAAATCACTTTACGAAGCCGAAGCGAGGTTTTTAAGAGCTACTTGTTACCTTAAACTGTATTATAAATTTGGACCGGTTCCGTTAAGAACTTCTACTGATCAAGAGCTTCAACTACCTCGTGCATCAGAGGAGGAGATAAATTCATTTATGGAATCTGAACTTCTATTCTCTATTTCGAAGCTACCCAATCCAGGAAATGAGATTGCCTATGGAAGGGCTCATAAAGCAGCTGCCCAAGGCTGGTTGGTGATTTATTACCTGAATTCAAAGCAGTGGCAAAAGGCTGCAGATATGTCAGAGGATATTATCGACCAATGGAACTACAGCTTGTTTCCTGAATATGAAGATTTGTTCAAGGTAGAAAATGAACAAAATGAAGAATTGATATGGGTAAGACCAGCCAAAACTAGTGCCGATAGGAGAGCTTCTAATTCATGGATGAATACGGCTTTTCCTGAGGGCTTTGCTAAAGACCCTCGCACTGGTTTGGAATTTTCGAATGCCTGGAGGAATTGGCCCAATGAGAGTAGAATCCGAGATCAATTCTATTACTCTTTTGAAGATGGAGATGAAAGAAAGGATCTCATCTTGACTGAATATATCAATAACGATGGTGAGTTGATCAATTTGCTGGATGATGAAGACAACACTAGATCTTTCAAGTATTGGCCTGACCCAGATGGTATCAATGCTTCCTTTGGAAATGATATTCCTGAAATTAGGTATGCTGATATTTTATTAAGTAGGGCAGAAGCTTTAAATGAGCTGAATGGACCATCCCAAGAAGCTCTTGACTTGATTAACCAAGTACGGGAAAGGGCCGATCTTGAGGATTTATCTTTAAGTCAGTTTTCTTCGAAAGAAGCGCTTCGAGACCATATTTTGAAAGAAAGAGGATGGGAATTTTATTCCGAAGGTAAAAGAAGGTTGGATTTGATTCGTATGGGGAAATTGATTTCCAATGCTCAAGAAAGAGGAATTACCAATGCCCAGCCGCACCATGTGAGGTATCCTATTCCATTTGCTACAATGGATGCCAATCCTCTTCTTGAACAAAATGAAGGATATTAA
- a CDS encoding SusC/RagA family TonB-linked outer membrane protein, protein MKIKIYLIPRNCFLWLSRILCFLGLLLGQSAYGFQDRTISGTVISDSDNLGLPGVNVVLKGSQKGTITDIDGNFSIRVPDGSNNTLVFSMIGFEKKEISIGNSNQVDVTLSEDISSLDEVIVVGYGTVKKSDLTGAVTALKKDDFNPGVITSAEQLIAGKMPGVQVVQNSAEPGGGISVNIRGVGSVNSGNSPLYVIDGLPFSNSNAVTGVGDRFGAPRTQRSPLSSINPADIESIEVLKDASATAIYGARGANGVILVTTKNGEKGKMSVNYDGYAGVQNVANKIEMLTGRQYYGVINAIIDEGGGSEQDRVEDFSGTGTDWLEEVYQPNAGIQSHNLSMSGGNESTNYMVSLNYFDQKGLVINSGFKRYGIRFNLEHQASEKFKMGLNMSSNYSKDEFTPGGFQLNEHAGVVFAAMHMDPSLPIKDENGEYVISSHINIDNPLALANGKRGTGNTYRTFGTIYGEYKILPGLSAKLNIGGDVSNQVREFYIDRSTLDGNAAGGIASQLQGTSSNYLIEGLLNYAKDIGENSLRAVVGVTTQKFIVSRFSAEGRGFPSDATQTNNLGLGNPALNVISSSKVDNTLLSYLARVNYSLKNKYLLTGSIRADGSSRFGQNNKFGYFPSFAFGWKVNQENFFTPLSVLFSTMKFRASWGRTGNQEIGNYRSISTFGNGPVVVYNDQQYTTTQPARIANPDLRWETTEQINFGLDYGLWDDRLYGSLDWYVKNTSDMLLSLPIPRSSGFTSQLTNIGGIQNSGWEFGLTSRNITNPKFSWLTNIALTTVKNKVTDLGGINRIVTGSAGATNQIAIIEEGLPLESFYGYEVLGVWQEGDDYDVTEDAVQPGDVKYKDVNGDGVVNSDDRVVLGNSFPDLIWSLGNTLKHKNLELYVFIEGVQGAKMLNNGLIDTYFPAGVRRNRYAEPLLNRWTPENPTNEYPSFVRTSSQGEKRVNSKTVEDASYLRLSTVRLSYNLPVNGKTFRSVQFYMTGQNLFTLTDYSGMDPAINPNGSANFRIDWNAYPVSRTFTGGISLTF, encoded by the coding sequence ATGAAAATCAAAATTTACCTAATTCCACGGAATTGTTTCCTGTGGTTATCAAGAATACTGTGCTTTTTGGGACTGTTGTTAGGTCAAAGCGCATATGGATTTCAAGACCGGACGATTTCAGGGACAGTTATATCAGATTCAGATAACTTAGGGCTTCCTGGAGTCAATGTAGTGTTAAAAGGAAGTCAAAAAGGAACCATCACCGATATAGATGGAAACTTTTCAATCAGAGTTCCTGATGGTTCTAACAATACATTGGTCTTTTCGATGATCGGGTTCGAAAAGAAGGAAATCAGTATCGGTAATAGTAATCAAGTTGATGTTACTTTATCAGAAGATATCTCTTCGCTAGATGAGGTGATAGTTGTAGGCTATGGTACAGTAAAGAAAAGTGATCTTACCGGGGCAGTAACGGCATTAAAAAAAGATGATTTTAATCCAGGTGTAATTACATCCGCAGAACAGCTGATTGCAGGAAAAATGCCAGGTGTCCAAGTTGTTCAAAACAGCGCAGAGCCAGGGGGAGGGATTTCTGTAAATATTAGGGGAGTTGGATCAGTTAATTCAGGAAATAGTCCCTTATATGTTATTGATGGTTTGCCATTTAGTAATTCTAACGCTGTAACCGGGGTTGGAGATCGATTTGGAGCTCCAAGAACTCAGAGGTCTCCATTATCTTCCATTAACCCAGCGGATATAGAATCTATAGAAGTCCTAAAAGATGCTAGTGCTACAGCTATATATGGTGCTAGAGGTGCCAATGGAGTTATTTTGGTGACAACCAAGAATGGCGAAAAAGGAAAGATGTCGGTAAATTATGACGGTTATGCTGGTGTCCAAAATGTAGCCAATAAAATAGAAATGCTTACAGGAAGACAATATTATGGTGTGATAAATGCAATAATAGATGAAGGGGGAGGTAGCGAACAGGATAGGGTCGAGGATTTTTCAGGAACAGGTACCGATTGGTTGGAGGAAGTTTATCAACCCAATGCAGGGATACAGAGTCATAATCTGTCGATGTCTGGAGGAAATGAGTCAACGAACTATATGGTTTCCCTCAATTATTTTGACCAAAAGGGATTGGTAATCAACTCTGGATTTAAGAGATACGGAATACGGTTCAACTTGGAGCATCAGGCATCCGAAAAATTTAAAATGGGGCTGAACATGAGTTCCAATTATTCCAAAGATGAGTTTACACCTGGGGGATTCCAGCTAAATGAACATGCGGGAGTTGTGTTTGCTGCAATGCATATGGATCCTTCTTTACCCATTAAAGATGAAAACGGGGAGTACGTTATTTCTTCTCATATTAATATTGATAATCCATTGGCATTGGCAAATGGTAAGCGTGGAACAGGAAATACATACAGGACTTTTGGAACGATTTACGGTGAATATAAAATATTACCTGGCTTAAGTGCGAAGTTGAACATAGGTGGAGATGTGTCCAACCAAGTTAGAGAGTTTTATATTGATCGTTCTACTTTGGATGGCAATGCTGCAGGAGGAATAGCCTCTCAGCTCCAGGGTACATCATCCAATTATTTGATTGAAGGTTTGCTGAATTATGCAAAGGATATAGGTGAAAACTCCCTTAGAGCGGTGGTGGGTGTAACTACACAGAAATTTATTGTTTCACGTTTTTCTGCAGAGGGGAGAGGATTTCCATCAGATGCCACACAAACAAACAATCTTGGACTAGGCAATCCTGCGTTGAATGTTATTTCGAGTTCAAAAGTGGATAATACCTTGTTATCCTACTTAGCCAGAGTAAATTATTCACTAAAGAATAAATATCTTCTAACAGGGTCTATTAGAGCAGATGGGTCTTCTCGTTTTGGTCAAAACAATAAATTTGGATATTTTCCAAGCTTTGCATTTGGCTGGAAGGTGAATCAAGAAAATTTTTTTACACCACTTTCAGTATTGTTCAGTACCATGAAATTTAGAGCAAGCTGGGGGAGAACTGGTAACCAAGAAATAGGAAATTACAGGTCTATCTCAACATTTGGCAATGGACCAGTGGTCGTTTACAATGATCAGCAATATACAACGACACAACCAGCAAGGATCGCTAATCCGGATTTAAGATGGGAAACCACTGAACAAATCAATTTCGGATTAGACTATGGCCTTTGGGATGATCGACTGTATGGAAGCTTGGATTGGTATGTGAAAAACACATCTGATATGCTGCTTTCGTTGCCAATTCCTAGATCAAGCGGCTTTACTTCCCAACTGACAAATATCGGAGGGATTCAAAATTCCGGATGGGAATTTGGATTGACATCAAGAAACATAACAAATCCTAAGTTTTCTTGGTTGACTAATATTGCCCTAACCACAGTGAAAAACAAGGTGACAGACCTTGGAGGAATTAATAGGATTGTAACTGGAAGTGCAGGGGCAACGAACCAAATCGCCATTATTGAAGAGGGACTCCCGTTGGAATCATTTTATGGTTATGAAGTATTGGGCGTTTGGCAAGAGGGAGATGATTATGACGTAACAGAAGATGCTGTTCAACCTGGGGATGTTAAATACAAAGATGTGAACGGGGATGGAGTAGTCAATTCTGATGACAGAGTAGTTTTAGGGAATTCTTTCCCTGATCTCATCTGGTCTCTAGGAAATACTTTAAAGCACAAGAACTTAGAGCTCTATGTTTTTATTGAAGGAGTGCAAGGAGCGAAGATGCTCAATAATGGTCTAATAGATACTTATTTTCCTGCGGGTGTTCGCAGAAATAGGTATGCAGAACCCCTTTTAAATAGATGGACGCCTGAAAATCCAACCAATGAATATCCTTCTTTTGTAAGAACAAGTTCCCAAGGAGAAAAACGGGTAAATTCAAAGACAGTAGAAGATGCTTCCTACTTAAGGTTGAGCACAGTTAGATTGAGTTATAACCTGCCAGTTAATGGTAAGACTTTTCGGTCAGTGCAATTTTACATGACTGGACAAAATCTCTTTACCCTAACTGATTATTCAGGTATGGATCCTGCCATCAACCCTAACGGTTCTGCAAATTTCAGAATTGACTGGAATGCTTATCCAGTATCAAGGACTTTTACTGGAGGAATAAGTCTAACCTTTTAA
- a CDS encoding fucose isomerase, with product MKSANRVYVVASGDLRISANQVGWTFQSKMEELLSSTLKELGWEVERGHPYNKEMQHGFIDSQRMGMKVFKTLDPTTPIIVAESVWQYTHHVLPGLYSHNAPILVLANWDGKSSGLVGALNLKGSLTKAGIEHSCLWSKDFTDSFFIEKLKEWLGTGKIEHDKSHVKKLSEIVIPAELVSKGRLFANNFKKEQAIMGVFDEGCMGMFNAIIPDSNLHKLGVFKERLSQSALFAEMSRVVDDDAYRILTWLKNEGMQFEWGENPLTELTQEQTLEQCKMYIAAVRIADEFGCDVIGIQYQQGLKDLVAASDLAEGLLNNVSRPPVFGKNGEELFKGKSLPHFNEVDECAGLDGLITTKLWEIQGLPPENTLHDIRWGEEIEFDGRSEFVWVFLISGAAPPAHFINEYKGASSERQPPMYFKKGGGVSKVLVNLEILFGAGYTWKTRRFFVILELGR from the coding sequence ATGAAGTCAGCAAATAGAGTATATGTGGTGGCAAGTGGTGATCTAAGGATATCTGCTAACCAAGTTGGTTGGACATTCCAGAGTAAAATGGAAGAGCTTCTTTCAAGTACATTGAAAGAATTGGGATGGGAAGTCGAAAGGGGACACCCTTATAATAAAGAAATGCAGCATGGATTTATTGATTCTCAGAGGATGGGTATGAAGGTTTTTAAGACCCTAGACCCAACAACTCCCATCATTGTTGCAGAAAGTGTTTGGCAATATACTCATCATGTGTTACCAGGTCTATATAGCCATAATGCCCCAATTTTAGTATTAGCAAACTGGGATGGGAAGTCTAGTGGACTAGTAGGAGCACTTAATTTAAAAGGATCTTTGACTAAGGCCGGGATTGAACATAGTTGCCTATGGAGCAAGGATTTTACTGATTCATTTTTTATTGAAAAATTAAAAGAGTGGCTCGGAACAGGGAAGATTGAACATGATAAAAGTCACGTTAAAAAACTAAGTGAAATCGTAATTCCCGCTGAATTGGTTTCTAAAGGAAGGTTATTCGCCAATAATTTCAAAAAAGAGCAGGCTATTATGGGGGTTTTTGATGAAGGCTGCATGGGAATGTTCAATGCCATTATACCAGACTCCAATTTACATAAGCTAGGTGTTTTTAAGGAAAGATTAAGTCAATCGGCATTATTTGCAGAGATGAGTAGGGTTGTTGATGATGACGCTTATAGGATATTGACATGGCTTAAAAATGAGGGGATGCAATTTGAATGGGGTGAAAACCCACTTACTGAACTTACTCAGGAACAGACCCTAGAGCAATGTAAAATGTATATTGCTGCCGTTAGAATAGCAGATGAATTTGGTTGTGATGTCATAGGTATACAATACCAACAAGGTTTAAAGGATTTAGTTGCTGCAAGTGATTTGGCTGAAGGATTGCTCAATAATGTATCTAGACCTCCAGTTTTTGGAAAAAATGGTGAGGAACTTTTCAAGGGTAAATCCCTCCCACATTTTAATGAAGTAGACGAATGTGCGGGATTGGATGGTTTGATTACTACCAAGCTATGGGAAATCCAGGGCTTACCGCCTGAGAATACCTTACATGATATAAGATGGGGAGAGGAGATTGAATTTGATGGTAGAAGTGAGTTCGTATGGGTTTTCCTTATTTCAGGTGCAGCACCACCTGCCCATTTTATCAATGAATATAAGGGAGCTTCCAGTGAAAGACAACCTCCAATGTATTTTAAAAAAGGGGGGGGAGTCTCAAAGGTATTAGTAAACCTGGAAATATTGTTTGGAGCCGGATATACATGGAAGACGAGACGCTTTTTTGTGATATTGGAATTGGGGAGGTAG
- a CDS encoding AraC family transcriptional regulator: MKPHFHKIPITNSNSFSIRHDIKPNFGTLWHYHPELELHYIVKGEGIQYIGDNISSFSSGDMIFLGQNLPHTWRCHEDYFVTGSGKNIEAYILQFHPDCFGKDFFQLPETYTIPKLFEKAKHGLNITGETKRKLERYMQLAVKAENLDRLIHLLQIIKTLSETNEYNTIAPGYAFSHLSNLSEMARLEKIYTYVMAHYKEEISLDQIASIAHLSKTSFCRYFKTMTNKTFYDFLIEIRVSNSCKLLIDDRFPIEIICYECGFNNVSNFYRHFKKVTKLTPNQYKNKYLARK, translated from the coding sequence ATGAAACCTCATTTTCACAAAATCCCAATAACTAATTCTAACTCTTTCAGTATTCGACATGATATCAAACCTAATTTTGGAACACTTTGGCATTATCACCCAGAATTAGAGCTGCACTATATTGTTAAAGGCGAAGGGATACAGTATATAGGTGATAATATCAGTTCATTTTCAAGTGGCGACATGATTTTTCTCGGCCAAAACCTTCCCCATACTTGGAGATGTCATGAGGACTATTTTGTTACAGGTTCCGGAAAAAATATTGAAGCTTATATTCTTCAATTTCATCCGGATTGTTTTGGAAAGGATTTTTTTCAATTGCCAGAGACTTATACTATTCCTAAATTATTTGAAAAGGCTAAACATGGATTAAATATAACAGGAGAGACAAAAAGAAAATTGGAAAGGTATATGCAACTTGCTGTTAAGGCTGAAAATCTGGATAGATTGATACATCTATTACAAATAATAAAAACGTTGAGTGAAACCAATGAATATAATACCATTGCTCCAGGCTATGCTTTTAGTCACCTATCAAATCTCTCTGAAATGGCTCGCTTGGAAAAGATATATACCTATGTAATGGCACATTATAAAGAAGAAATTTCGCTTGATCAAATAGCCTCTATTGCTCATTTAAGCAAGACTTCATTCTGTAGGTATTTTAAAACAATGACCAACAAAACATTCTATGATTTCCTTATAGAAATAAGAGTTTCTAACTCTTGTAAATTACTTATTGATGATAGATTTCCGATAGAAATAATCTGTTATGAATGTGGGTTCAACAATGTTTCTAATTTCTACAGGCATTTTAAAAAAGTCACAAAACTTACTCCAAATCAATATAAAAACAAGTACTTGGCACGGAAGTAA
- a CDS encoding IS4 family transposase, with protein sequence MCNITLFLQIIKKIDRSIFKKLVKEKETDKGCKGFDSWTHLVSMLFCHFAKSTSVRDISNGLRSATGNLNHLGIARAPSKSSISYQNKRRDSDLFRDLYYSLLGSLGQQAAVKMHTLLEYDGKLPVYVNITEGSVGDNKGAYDIPLEKGSVIVADRYYNDFPMLNAWDSKGVFFVIRHKGNLAFSTVEERELPETTAQHVLKDEEIELTNPQSKTKYKGRLRRVAVWDEENQQTIKLITNNFTWAVQTIGDLYKSRWEIELFFRGIKQLLHIKTFIGTSKNAVMIQIWTALITILLIKVMKATAKSGWHLSNLVAFIRLNIFVKIELQKWLDNPFTEPEKPPQNIVQGDLFAKTP encoded by the coding sequence ATGTGTAATATTACATTGTTTTTGCAGATTATTAAAAAGATAGACCGATCAATTTTCAAGAAGTTGGTCAAGGAAAAGGAAACCGATAAGGGCTGCAAGGGATTTGATAGCTGGACGCATCTTGTCTCGATGTTGTTCTGCCATTTTGCCAAGAGCACCTCGGTAAGGGACATTTCCAACGGGCTCCGGTCTGCTACCGGGAACCTTAACCATCTTGGTATTGCCAGAGCCCCCTCCAAATCAAGTATCAGCTATCAGAACAAACGAAGGGATTCGGACCTGTTCAGGGACCTTTACTATTCCCTGCTGGGAAGTTTAGGACAGCAGGCAGCTGTCAAGATGCACACCCTGCTGGAATATGACGGGAAACTCCCTGTTTACGTGAACATTACCGAAGGGAGTGTCGGCGACAATAAAGGAGCTTACGACATCCCCTTGGAAAAGGGGTCGGTGATCGTCGCCGACCGGTATTACAATGACTTCCCCATGCTCAACGCCTGGGACAGCAAAGGGGTGTTCTTCGTGATCAGGCACAAGGGAAACCTTGCTTTCAGCACCGTCGAAGAACGGGAGCTGCCCGAAACTACCGCCCAACATGTGCTCAAAGACGAAGAAATCGAACTGACCAACCCACAATCCAAAACCAAGTATAAGGGAAGGCTCAGAAGAGTGGCCGTGTGGGATGAGGAAAACCAGCAGACCATTAAACTGATCACCAACAACTTTACCTGGGCGGTCCAGACCATTGGAGACCTCTACAAATCAAGATGGGAGATTGAGTTGTTTTTTCGGGGCATCAAGCAGCTATTGCATATCAAAACTTTTATCGGAACCTCTAAAAATGCGGTAATGATCCAGATATGGACTGCTTTGATCACCATCCTACTGATCAAAGTCATGAAGGCAACAGCTAAATCCGGCTGGCACCTGTCCAATCTGGTCGCCTTTATCCGGCTCAATATCTTTGTTAAAATCGAACTGCAAAAATGGCTCGACAACCCTTTTACGGAGCCCGAAAAACCACCCCAGAATATAGTACAGGGGGATCTGTTTGCTAAAACTCCTTAA
- a CDS encoding DUF6528 family protein — MKTNLLILVFLASTLVAACVSRADNEHNSIRPDSSVREVVVCGDDKVLIFSRTDGGYQKEWEWSAANSKDMPSGYVGYFKTNDECKPVGDNRLLITSSGGGAALVERSTGNTLFYAHVPNAHSAEYLPEGRIAVALSTANGGNAIQLFDALEPNKVLYSDSLYSGHGVVWVENRESLFALGYDELREYKLKEWDSTSPKLEMIASWEIPDESGHDLYLTNDQMLLFSTTNSVWEFNLQTNEFAPFDQLENVGHVKSINYHSRTKELVYTKGEISWWTHHVYFTNPADTLTDESVKIYKSRVYWED; from the coding sequence ATGAAAACGAACTTATTGATTTTAGTATTTTTGGCCTCTACATTGGTTGCTGCCTGTGTAAGTAGAGCTGACAACGAACATAACAGCATCCGTCCAGATTCTTCCGTAAGAGAGGTAGTTGTTTGTGGGGATGACAAAGTCCTTATATTCAGTCGGACTGACGGAGGTTATCAAAAAGAATGGGAGTGGAGTGCCGCCAATTCCAAGGACATGCCTTCGGGGTATGTCGGTTATTTTAAAACCAACGATGAGTGCAAACCTGTGGGAGACAATCGGCTATTGATCACTTCATCAGGTGGTGGGGCAGCCTTAGTAGAAAGGTCAACTGGCAATACCTTGTTTTATGCGCATGTGCCCAATGCCCATTCTGCCGAATACCTGCCTGAAGGAAGGATAGCAGTGGCCTTGTCCACCGCCAACGGTGGCAATGCCATCCAATTATTTGATGCGCTGGAGCCAAATAAGGTACTCTATTCCGATAGTTTATATTCTGGACATGGAGTGGTATGGGTAGAGAATCGGGAAAGTTTATTTGCCTTGGGGTACGATGAGCTCCGGGAATACAAGCTGAAAGAGTGGGATAGTACCTCCCCGAAACTGGAAATGATAGCCTCTTGGGAAATACCTGATGAAAGCGGACATGATCTCTATTTGACAAATGACCAAATGCTGCTTTTTTCAACTACCAATAGTGTTTGGGAATTTAACTTACAAACCAACGAATTTGCACCATTCGACCAACTGGAGAATGTAGGCCATGTGAAATCCATCAATTACCATTCGAGGACCAAAGAACTGGTCTATACCAAGGGGGAAATAAGTTGGTGGACCCATCATGTTTATTTTACCAACCCCGCTGATACACTGACGGATGAAAGCGTGAAAATATATAAGTCGAGGGTATATTGGGAGGATTGA
- a CDS encoding RagB/SusD family nutrient uptake outer membrane protein, with product MKNIVLLVGVVVSLMGCNNDFLEQTPGTELGETEDFWNNESSVETYSNGFYSYIDRDLITEDFSSDNSEHIGNPPAIRRGIYSIPTSLGSGGWSWGQLRDINYFIENVSRADLDGNVKNRSLALAKFFRAWFYYDKVRQFGDVPWYGKVLDTNDEDLYKPRDSRILVMDSVRKDLDYAIAHLPEETYKNRISKWTALALKSRVCLYEGTWRKYHTEAALSESDPFLEEAAEASKSIMDAATYSLFQTGNTDTDYFELFQPKDAYTDEVILARSSDTQTFYYTPLFTSTSNGNFGATRDLVGTYLMKDGRTFQQAYPQAQKRDTMSYFNEFQNRDPRLSQTLVSPGYVRVGTEEEAVADFSQNVTGYMIHKRVGPPIEDQGGGYRDVIIFRYAEVLLNYAEAKAELGELGQEGVDQTINLIRDRVGIPHLSLPVQVDGFLDGIYDHTSDPLVLEIRRERRVELAFEGFRTDDLKRWKEGHLFRKEYEGIYVKGLHEYIDLNGDDNPNLYVLEYDETPPADQVEGVQYFRMSEIHGLSEDNQGRIVPYNAALPVFEDHEYLKPIPTEELTLNPELEQNPGW from the coding sequence ATGAAAAATATAGTATTGCTAGTAGGAGTAGTAGTTAGTTTAATGGGATGTAACAATGATTTCCTTGAGCAGACGCCCGGTACCGAACTGGGAGAAACTGAGGATTTCTGGAACAACGAAAGCAGCGTGGAAACGTATTCCAATGGGTTCTACAGTTACATCGACCGAGACCTGATTACCGAGGACTTTTCCAGTGACAACAGTGAACACATCGGCAACCCTCCTGCCATAAGAAGAGGGATTTACTCTATTCCCACCTCGCTTGGTAGCGGAGGATGGAGCTGGGGACAGCTTCGAGATATCAACTATTTTATTGAAAATGTGAGTCGTGCTGATCTTGATGGGAATGTGAAAAACAGGAGCCTTGCACTGGCCAAATTTTTCAGGGCTTGGTTCTACTATGACAAGGTCAGGCAGTTTGGTGATGTGCCATGGTATGGAAAGGTGTTGGACACCAATGATGAAGACTTGTACAAGCCGAGGGATTCAAGAATATTGGTAATGGATTCGGTGAGGAAAGACCTGGATTATGCCATAGCACACCTTCCAGAAGAAACCTATAAAAACCGTATATCCAAATGGACTGCCTTGGCGCTAAAATCCCGGGTATGCCTCTATGAGGGGACCTGGAGAAAGTACCATACAGAAGCGGCCCTTTCGGAGAGCGATCCATTTCTGGAAGAAGCCGCTGAGGCCAGCAAGTCCATCATGGATGCAGCTACCTATTCCTTATTCCAAACAGGAAATACCGACACTGATTATTTTGAGCTCTTTCAGCCAAAAGATGCCTATACCGATGAGGTGATTTTGGCACGTTCATCGGACACCCAGACTTTTTATTACACTCCGCTTTTCACTTCCACTTCAAACGGGAATTTTGGGGCCACACGTGACTTGGTAGGCACCTACTTGATGAAGGATGGAAGGACTTTCCAACAGGCCTATCCCCAAGCCCAAAAGCGGGATACGATGTCCTATTTCAACGAATTCCAGAACCGCGATCCCAGACTTTCCCAAACGTTGGTTTCTCCGGGGTATGTGCGGGTAGGTACGGAAGAGGAAGCGGTTGCTGACTTTTCCCAAAATGTAACAGGATATATGATCCATAAGAGAGTAGGGCCTCCCATTGAAGACCAGGGTGGTGGCTATCGTGATGTGATTATTTTCAGGTATGCAGAGGTATTGCTCAACTATGCCGAGGCCAAAGCGGAACTTGGAGAGCTCGGTCAAGAGGGCGTAGACCAGACCATAAACCTTATCAGGGACAGGGTAGGGATACCACACTTGAGCCTACCCGTACAGGTGGACGGTTTTTTGGATGGGATATACGACCATACTTCTGATCCCTTGGTTTTGGAAATAAGAAGGGAAAGAAGGGTTGAGCTGGCCTTCGAAGGGTTTCGGACTGATGACTTAAAGCGTTGGAAGGAAGGACATTTGTTTAGGAAAGAATACGAAGGTATATATGTGAAGGGGCTCCATGAGTATATTGATCTAAATGGTGATGATAATCCCAATCTCTATGTACTGGAATATGATGAGACTCCACCTGCCGACCAGGTCGAAGGGGTGCAGTATTTCAGAATGTCTGAAATCCATGGGCTAAGTGAAGATAATCAAGGTCGTATAGTTCCTTATAACGCCGCTCTCCCCGTGTTTGAAGATCACGAGTACCTAAAACCAATTCCCACAGAAGAACTGACCCTTAACCCAGAACTGGAACAAAATCCTGGATGGTAG